The following proteins come from a genomic window of Gammaproteobacteria bacterium:
- the pheS gene encoding phenylalanine--tRNA ligase subunit alpha, with protein MEGLQDRAREALTEIESAATPEALEELRVRLLGRKGEITAQLKALGSLPPEERPAAGKAVNEAKNAISAAIAARRQALSDRRLDEELSGGGIDVTLPGRGIPPGARHPVTRTIRRMRDILTGAGFSARSGPEVEDEFHNFTALNMPENHPARAMHDTFYLPSGMLLRTHTSPVQIRSMLAEGAPLKIISLGRVFRRDSDQTHTPVFHQVEGLAVDENVSLANLKSLLHEFAERFFERKVEVRFRASYFPFTEPSAEMDVRWGDGGWLEILGCGMVHPEVLRHGGVDPERYTGYAFGMGVERMAMLRYGVTDIRRFFENDVRFLGQFAP; from the coding sequence ATGGAGGGTCTTCAGGACAGGGCGCGCGAAGCGCTGACGGAGATCGAATCCGCCGCCACGCCGGAAGCGCTGGAAGAGCTTCGGGTTCGCCTGCTGGGGCGCAAGGGCGAGATCACCGCGCAACTGAAGGCGCTGGGTTCGCTGCCGCCGGAGGAGCGTCCCGCGGCGGGCAAGGCCGTCAACGAAGCCAAGAACGCGATCAGCGCCGCGATCGCGGCGCGCAGGCAGGCGCTCAGCGATCGCCGGCTTGACGAGGAACTGAGCGGCGGCGGCATCGACGTGACGCTGCCGGGCCGCGGCATACCGCCCGGCGCCCGGCATCCGGTCACGCGCACGATCCGGAGGATGCGGGACATCCTGACCGGCGCCGGCTTCTCCGCCCGTTCGGGGCCGGAAGTGGAAGACGAGTTCCACAATTTCACGGCCCTAAACATGCCCGAGAACCATCCGGCCCGGGCCATGCACGACACCTTCTACCTGCCGTCCGGCATGCTGCTTCGGACGCACACTTCGCCGGTGCAGATTCGGTCGATGCTGGCCGAGGGCGCGCCGCTGAAGATCATCTCGCTGGGACGGGTGTTCCGACGCGACTCGGACCAGACGCATACGCCGGTTTTCCACCAGGTCGAGGGACTTGCTGTGGATGAAAACGTGAGCCTGGCGAACCTCAAGTCGCTGCTGCACGAATTTGCCGAACGATTCTTCGAGCGCAAGGTCGAAGTCCGGTTCCGCGCGTCGTACTTTCCCTTCACCGAACCTTCCGCGGAAATGGACGTTCGCTGGGGCGACGGCGGCTGGCTGGAAATCCTGGGCTGCGGAATGGTGCATCCGGAAGTGCTGCGGCACGGAGGCGTGGACCCCGAGCGCTATACCGGCTATGCGTTCGGCATGGGCGTGGAGCGCATGGCCATGCTGCGCTACGGCGTCACGGACATCCGCCGCTTTTTCGAGAACGACGTCCGTTTCCTGGGGCAGTTCGCGCCATGA
- the rpmI gene encoding 50S ribosomal protein L35, whose product MPKQKTNRGAAKRLRRTGGGSFKRARSHLNHILTKKSSKRKRKLGSPATVAKADVENAKRLLPYA is encoded by the coding sequence ATGCCAAAGCAGAAAACCAATCGCGGCGCGGCCAAGCGCCTGAGGCGCACCGGGGGCGGCTCGTTCAAGCGCGCCCGCTCGCATCTCAATCACATCCTCACCAAGAAGAGCAGCAAGCGCAAGCGCAAGCTGGGCTCTCCCGCCACGGTGGCGAAAGCGGACGTGGAGAACGCCAAGCGGCTTCTCCCCTACGCGTAA
- the rplT gene encoding 50S ribosomal protein L20, whose protein sequence is MARVKRGVTTHARHKKVLKKAKGYQGARSRSYRVARQAVTKAGQYAYRDRRQRKRNFRALWIMRINAAARQHGMSYSRFMSGLRKAEIELDRKVLAHIAVHYREAFADLAKRAAAA, encoded by the coding sequence ATGGCCAGGGTCAAACGTGGCGTCACAACGCATGCAAGGCACAAGAAAGTCCTGAAGAAGGCCAAGGGCTACCAGGGCGCGCGCAGCCGCTCCTACCGGGTGGCGCGCCAGGCCGTCACCAAGGCCGGCCAGTACGCCTACCGGGACCGGCGTCAGCGCAAGCGCAATTTCCGCGCGCTGTGGATCATGCGCATCAACGCCGCGGCGCGGCAGCACGGCATGTCGTACAGCCGTTTCATGAGCGGATTGCGAAAGGCGGAAATCGAACTGGACCGGAAGGTACTGGCCCATATCGCGGTGCATTACCGGGAGGCGTTTGCCGATTTGGCGAAGCGCGCGGCGGCGGCCTGA
- the infC gene encoding translation initiation factor IF-3, whose protein sequence is MNIAQKKRILRNEEIEAYELRVIGEDSKQIGVMNREDALRTAQERGLDLVEVDPNATPPVCKILDYGRYVFEQNKRAHAARKRQKQIQVKEIKLRPGTDKGDYDVKLRNVLRFLEHGDKTKITLRFRGREMVHQDLGAKLLDRVREDLSEVALVEQEPKLEGRQLTMVMAPRKKN, encoded by the coding sequence ATCAATATCGCTCAAAAGAAGCGGATTCTTCGCAACGAGGAGATCGAAGCCTACGAGCTTCGCGTAATCGGCGAGGATTCCAAGCAGATCGGCGTCATGAATCGCGAGGATGCGCTTCGTACCGCCCAGGAACGAGGTCTCGACCTCGTTGAAGTGGACCCCAACGCCACGCCTCCCGTTTGCAAGATACTCGACTACGGCCGCTACGTATTCGAGCAGAACAAGCGGGCGCACGCGGCAAGGAAGCGGCAGAAGCAGATTCAGGTCAAGGAGATCAAGCTGCGTCCCGGTACGGACAAGGGTGATTACGACGTCAAGTTGCGCAACGTGTTGCGGTTTCTGGAGCACGGCGACAAGACCAAGATCACCTTGCGCTTCCGTGGACGGGAAATGGTGCACCAGGATCTGGGCGCGAAGTTGCTGGACCGGGTGCGCGAGGACCTGAGCGAAGTCGCGCTGGTGGAACAGGAGCCGAAACTGGAAGGGCGGCAGCTCACGATGGTGATGGCGCCGCGCAAGAAAAATTGA
- a CDS encoding DUF1838 domain-containing protein, protein MPGAVQGQRPLRHRILDHVHPCGRQPLHARGVRQHAFRPGAPRDGLGRSEGRHAGGFSQYLDQEWRHRFGLCREAGRQRGRGGLRSPVRAGRRRHDPGRSEGSRPAGFHRSRSGLGRRASFPPLRLRRTGQAASRHLLDGRHPARHDGRRNRPVSIHVSRRGGDHHCRRQDFQGGQVRDGQRHKGVADEGGSYPAAHGSRIRRGLRLDLRDGQPGHHRGGVLSGRAAVVTRRDATALIAAMGLGPAVLPWREAGAGEHARDLPTDPVEQNAARVRILGRTDEGESYWQGASRIYALTPDGVTPLLESRGGERSWWRPDGQGIYRRYPSSINFFIDPETGAFIDAFENPLTGRTVRLEPALQRRQDGEVFTPRGSYFPNSRARFPEMYDDQPLDLDWRVDNGSIRLFEIEKFAPVARRPIYETYTYFAPAGVALDESAVQSPAVRAGWFVGSFSHWLDMADVEGYMVWHFESTKVFTLEDLGEDYIAHARARNPLFDVSPEFDEGPDYLETVERRRSAKDRPGPHSD, encoded by the coding sequence ATGCCGGGAGCCGTCCAGGGACAACGCCCGCTACGCCACCGAATACTGGACCATGTACATCCATGCGGACGGCAGCCGCTACATGCACGTGGTGTCCGACAACATGCGTTTCGGCCAGGCGCGCCACGCGATGGTCTGGGTCGATCCGAAGGGCGACACGCGGGAGGCTTTTCTCAATACCTGGACCAGGAATGGCGTCATCGGTTCGGCCTATGCCGTGAAGCGGGAAGACAGCGTGGACGTGGCGGCCTCCGATCTCCGGTTCGAGCGGGCCGGCGAAGGCATGATCCGGGAAGAAGTGAAGGCTCTCGCCCGGCTGGATTCCATCGGAGTCGGTCCGGCCTCGGCCGACGGGCTTCATTTCCTCCACTACGACTTCGACGCACCGGGCAAGCAGCCTCACGGCATCTACTGGATGGGAGGCACCCTGCACGGCACGATGGTCGGCGTAATCGCCCTGTCTCAATACACGTATCTCGGCGAGGAGGAGATCACCATTGCCGACGGCAAGACTTTCAAGGCGGACAAGTTCGAGATGGTCAGCGGCACAAAGGTGTGGCTGACGAAGGAGGATCGTATCCTGCTGCGCATGGATCTCGTATTCGGCGCGGCCTACGGCTCGATCTTCGAGACGGTCAGCCTGGACATCACCGAGGTGGGGTCCTGAGCGGCCGGGCCGCCGTGGTTACGCGGCGCGATGCCACGGCGTTGATCGCCGCCATGGGCCTGGGGCCCGCGGTTCTGCCCTGGAGGGAGGCCGGTGCCGGCGAACATGCGCGGGATTTGCCGACGGACCCGGTCGAACAGAACGCCGCCAGGGTGCGCATCCTGGGACGCACCGACGAAGGGGAGAGTTACTGGCAGGGGGCCAGCCGCATATACGCGCTGACGCCCGACGGCGTGACGCCCTTGCTTGAAAGCCGCGGCGGCGAGAGGTCCTGGTGGCGGCCCGACGGGCAGGGGATCTACCGCCGCTACCCGTCGTCCATCAATTTCTTTATCGACCCCGAAACCGGCGCTTTCATCGACGCGTTCGAGAATCCGCTGACCGGCCGGACGGTCCGGCTCGAGCCGGCCCTGCAGCGGCGCCAGGACGGCGAGGTGTTCACCCCCAGGGGCAGCTACTTTCCGAACAGCAGGGCGCGATTTCCGGAAATGTACGACGACCAGCCGCTGGACCTGGATTGGCGGGTGGACAACGGCTCGATCCGCCTGTTCGAAATCGAGAAGTTCGCTCCGGTTGCGAGACGGCCCATCTACGAAACCTACACCTACTTCGCTCCGGCCGGGGTGGCGCTGGACGAGAGCGCCGTCCAGTCCCCGGCCGTGCGCGCCGGCTGGTTCGTCGGCAGCTTCAGCCACTGGCTCGACATGGCCGACGTAGAAGGCTACATGGTCTGGCACTTCGAGAGCACCAAGGTGTTCACACTGGAAGACCTGGGCGAGGATTACATCGCCCACGCCCGGGCAAGGAACCCTCTTTTCGACGTCTCGCCCGAGTTCGACGAAGGGCCGGACTATCTCGAAACGGTCGAAAGGCGCCGCAGCGCGAAAGACCGGCCAGGGCCTCATTCCGACTGA
- the thrS gene encoding threonine--tRNA ligase, which produces MPEITLPDGSSRSYDEPPSVADVAADIGPGLARAALAGRVGGELVDTDFRIENDADVAIVTARDADGLEVLRHSTAHLLAQAVQQLFPGAQVTIGPVIDDGFYYDFSYERGFTPEDLESIEKRMKELAKADLPVSRETVARDDAVEYFRSIGEHYKAEIIAGIPADEAITLYGQGEWKDLCRGPHVPSTGHLKAFKLTRTAGAYWRGDSSNEQLRRIYGTAWADSKSLKAYLRRLEEAAKRDHRRIGTDLDLFSIQEDAGGGLVFWHPKGARIRRVIEDFWRERHEQAGYELLYTPHIALEDLWDRSGHTDFYRESMYSPVEEEGRGYQLRPMNCPFHILIYRNRLRSHRELPMRWAELGTVYRREMSGALHGLMRVRGFTQDDAHIFCTEDQIADEILRILDLALELFGAFGFEELNVVLATRPEKAVGTPDIWDRATAALESALNEKGMSYEVDPGGGAFYGPKIDIKIRDAIGREWQCSTVQLDFNLPERFELEYVAADGARRRPIMIHRALLGSLERFFGILIEHYAGKFPLWLAPVQTVVLAITERQEAYARQVLNALQDAGLRADADLRSETIGYKIRDHTLQGVPYLLVIGDREAREGTVAVRSREDGDLGAMSLDDFMARTAA; this is translated from the coding sequence ATGCCGGAAATAACGCTTCCCGACGGCAGCAGCCGCTCCTACGACGAGCCTCCCAGCGTGGCCGACGTGGCCGCCGATATCGGCCCCGGACTGGCGCGCGCGGCGCTGGCCGGTAGGGTAGGCGGGGAGCTCGTCGACACCGATTTCCGCATCGAAAACGACGCCGACGTCGCGATCGTGACCGCCCGCGACGCGGACGGGCTGGAAGTGCTGCGCCACTCCACCGCGCACCTGCTGGCGCAGGCCGTCCAGCAGCTTTTCCCCGGCGCCCAGGTCACGATAGGGCCGGTGATCGACGACGGTTTCTACTACGATTTTTCCTACGAGCGCGGGTTCACTCCCGAAGACCTCGAGAGCATCGAAAAGCGCATGAAGGAACTGGCGAAGGCCGACCTGCCCGTGTCGCGCGAGACCGTGGCCCGCGACGACGCCGTGGAGTATTTCAGGTCCATCGGCGAGCACTACAAGGCCGAGATCATCGCCGGCATTCCGGCGGACGAGGCCATCACGCTGTACGGCCAGGGCGAATGGAAGGACCTCTGCCGCGGTCCGCATGTGCCCTCCACCGGGCACCTCAAGGCCTTCAAGCTGACCCGCACAGCGGGCGCCTACTGGCGCGGGGATTCGTCCAACGAGCAACTGCGCCGCATCTACGGCACCGCCTGGGCCGATTCGAAGTCGCTCAAGGCCTACCTCAGGCGCCTGGAGGAGGCGGCAAAGCGCGACCACCGGCGCATCGGCACCGACCTGGACCTGTTCAGCATCCAGGAGGACGCCGGCGGCGGCCTGGTCTTCTGGCATCCGAAGGGCGCCCGCATCCGCCGGGTGATCGAGGACTTCTGGCGCGAACGGCACGAGCAGGCCGGCTACGAGCTGCTGTACACGCCGCATATCGCGCTGGAGGACCTATGGGACCGCTCCGGCCACACCGACTTCTACCGCGAGTCGATGTATTCGCCGGTGGAGGAGGAGGGCAGGGGCTACCAGTTACGGCCCATGAACTGCCCGTTTCACATCCTCATCTACCGCAACCGGCTGCGCTCGCACCGCGAGCTGCCGATGCGCTGGGCGGAGCTGGGGACCGTTTACCGGCGCGAGATGTCCGGCGCGCTGCACGGGCTGATGCGCGTGCGCGGCTTCACCCAGGACGACGCCCATATTTTCTGCACCGAGGACCAGATCGCCGACGAGATCCTGCGGATCCTGGACCTGGCCCTGGAACTTTTCGGGGCCTTCGGTTTCGAGGAACTCAACGTGGTGCTGGCGACACGGCCCGAAAAGGCCGTCGGCACGCCGGATATCTGGGACCGGGCGACCGCGGCGCTGGAATCGGCGCTCAACGAGAAGGGGATGAGCTACGAAGTCGATCCGGGCGGGGGCGCCTTCTACGGACCCAAGATCGACATCAAGATCCGCGACGCCATCGGCCGCGAGTGGCAGTGCTCGACCGTGCAGCTCGACTTCAATCTGCCGGAACGCTTCGAACTGGAATATGTCGCTGCCGACGGAGCGCGGCGCAGGCCGATCATGATTCACCGGGCCCTGCTGGGGTCGCTGGAGCGCTTCTTCGGCATCCTGATCGAGCATTACGCGGGCAAGTTTCCGCTCTGGCTGGCGCCGGTGCAGACGGTCGTGCTGGCCATTACCGAGCGCCAGGAGGCCTACGCCCGGCAGGTGCTGAATGCCTTGCAGGACGCGGGATTGCGCGCCGATGCCGACTTGAGAAGCGAAACAATAGGCTATAAAATCCGCGACCACACTTTGCAGGGTGTTCCCTACCTCCTGGTGATCGGTGATCGTGAGGCCAGGGAGGGCACTGTAGCCGTGCGGTCCCGCGAGGACGGCGATCTCGGCGCCATGTCTCTCGATGATTTCATGGCCAGGACAGCGGCTTGA
- a CDS encoding cyclase family protein — MTELLQDLLAGIAADKLKVVDLTHTLGPSFPQLSLPPEMGQALPYRSEEISRYDGRGPAWYWNNFTLCEHTGTHFDAPIHWVSGRELPNNSVDTIPPEHMIAPACVIDCTEDTERDADFLLTRERLEVWEAEHGRIPAGSWVLMHTGWARRVNDPVAFQNFDEIGQHTPGPDVDCVRFLVDERDVLGFGTETIGTDSGQAQRLNPPFPCHYYMHGAGKYGLQCLNNLDRLPPTGAVLFTAPLKLEEGSGSPLRVLALTPAPA, encoded by the coding sequence GTGACCGAACTGCTCCAGGACCTGCTGGCGGGAATCGCCGCGGACAAGCTCAAGGTTGTCGACCTGACGCACACGCTGGGCCCGTCCTTCCCCCAGCTCAGCCTTCCGCCGGAAATGGGCCAGGCGCTGCCATACCGAAGCGAGGAGATTTCCCGCTACGACGGCCGCGGCCCCGCCTGGTACTGGAACAACTTCACGCTCTGCGAGCACACCGGAACACACTTCGATGCGCCTATCCACTGGGTTTCCGGGCGCGAGCTGCCGAACAACTCGGTCGATACGATTCCGCCCGAGCACATGATCGCGCCGGCCTGCGTAATCGACTGCACCGAGGATACCGAGCGCGACGCCGACTTTCTGCTGACCCGCGAGCGCCTGGAGGTATGGGAGGCCGAGCATGGCCGGATCCCGGCCGGCTCATGGGTGCTGATGCATACCGGCTGGGCGCGCCGGGTGAACGATCCGGTGGCGTTTCAGAATTTCGACGAGATCGGCCAGCATACGCCGGGTCCGGACGTGGATTGCGTGCGCTTTCTGGTGGACGAGCGCGACGTGCTGGGTTTCGGCACCGAGACTATCGGCACCGACAGCGGCCAGGCGCAGCGCCTGAACCCGCCTTTCCCGTGCCACTACTACATGCACGGCGCCGGCAAGTACGGCTTGCAGTGCCTGAACAACCTGGACCGGCTGCCGCCCACCGGCGCGGTCCTGTTCACGGCGCCGCTCAAGCTGGAGGAAGGCTCCGGCAGCCCCCTGCGCGTCCTCGCCCTCACTCCCGCTCCCGCATAA
- a CDS encoding SDR family oxidoreductase, which translates to MSGERVWLTGASSGIGARLVDILVEQGSEVICFSRRPAATDSAAVKSIAVDLSDPEATRQAFEEAAGSVPANRLVHNAGVIRERPLSEVTQEDMDALARLHMGAAVAMVQANLDCMREAGWGRIVLMSSRAVVGLAKRTAYASTKAGMLGLARTWALELAPLKVTANVILPGPIAETEMFDDVVPPGSERAGKLASSIPIGRLGRPDDVARAALFFLDRGNGFVTGQALYVCGGTSVGSLTL; encoded by the coding sequence ATGAGCGGGGAGCGGGTCTGGCTGACGGGCGCGAGCTCGGGCATCGGCGCCCGTCTCGTGGACATTCTGGTGGAACAGGGCAGCGAGGTGATCTGCTTCTCGCGCCGGCCCGCCGCGACCGATTCCGCCGCAGTGAAATCCATTGCGGTCGATCTGTCCGATCCGGAAGCGACCCGGCAGGCCTTCGAGGAAGCCGCCGGGAGCGTTCCGGCCAATCGCCTGGTGCACAACGCGGGCGTGATCCGCGAAAGGCCGTTGTCGGAAGTCACGCAGGAAGACATGGACGCGCTGGCGCGCCTGCACATGGGGGCCGCCGTGGCGATGGTGCAGGCGAATCTCGACTGCATGCGCGAGGCCGGCTGGGGCCGCATCGTGCTGATGTCCAGCCGCGCGGTCGTGGGGCTGGCCAAACGCACCGCCTACGCGTCCACCAAGGCCGGCATGCTGGGCCTGGCGCGCACCTGGGCGCTGGAACTGGCCCCGCTGAAGGTGACCGCCAACGTCATCCTGCCGGGCCCGATCGCCGAGACCGAAATGTTCGACGATGTCGTGCCTCCCGGTAGCGAACGCGCCGGCAAGCTGGCTTCCTCCATTCCGATCGGGCGCCTGGGCCGGCCCGATGACGTCGCCCGCGCCGCCCTGTTCTTCCTCGACCGCGGCAACGGCTTCGTGACCGGCCAGGCGCTCTACGTTTGCGGCGGCACCTCCGTGGGTTCACTGACGCTGTGA